A single genomic interval of Sceloporus undulatus isolate JIND9_A2432 ecotype Alabama chromosome 2, SceUnd_v1.1, whole genome shotgun sequence harbors:
- the LOC121923756 gene encoding beta-1,3-galactosyltransferase 2-like, which translates to MKALTCQLQALPTLLFALSSTFLFLLVAWPKSEFSEKNPLMLKLCSNPQSSPNSAQEQNLNVPEFEWEAVLEQGKEASSLALQSPAPSAATTHHPLEVIYSKGYKFRLNEPDKCQERPPFLVLFVITEPQDIARRKAIRQTWGNESSVPGVSILRIFLTGVHPLFGSLLQPLLEEESSIYRDIIQQDFLDTYNNLTLKTLMGMEWVTKFCPNVPYVMKADSDIFLNVEYLVSQLLQPHLPPKKNYMTGYIYRNTKPIRDKAYKWYVPWEVYPNDTYPPYCGGPGYVLSGDLAKKIYQVAQTIKVINMEDSFMGICLHELGISVTDSPRGLFNVYKITYEKCQFSKLIVVHHYGPEELLQIWPSFQDQNKTCTS; encoded by the coding sequence ATGAAGGCCCTCACATGCCAGCTACAAGCCTTGCCTACTTTGCTGTTTGCTCTGTCCTCTAcgtttcttttcctccttgttgcTTGGCCTAAAAGTGAATTTTCTGAAAAAAACCCTCTGATGTTGAAACTCTGCAGCAATCCCCAAAGCAGCCCAAATTCTGCACAGGAGCAGAATTTGAATGTCCCAGAATTTGAATGGGAAGCTGTACTTGAGCAGGGAAAAGAGGCCAGCTCCCTTGCCTTGCAATCTCCTGCACCAtcagcagcaaccacacaccatccCTTAGAGGTTATCTATTCCAAAGGGTATAAATTCCGTCTCAATGAACCTGATAAGTGCCAGGAGAGGCCCCCTTTCCTGGTCTTGTTTGTGATAACAGAGCCCCAAGATATTGCCAGGAGGAAAGCCATCCGGCAGACCTGGGGCAATGAGAGCTCTGTGCCTGGCGTCTCCATCCTCCGCATTTTTTTGACTGGCGTACATCCCTTATTTGGGTCCCTACTCCAGCCCTTGCTAGAAGAGGAGAGTTCCATCTACAGAGACATTATCCAGCAAGACTTCCTGGACACCTACAACAACCTTACCCTGAAGACGCTGATGGGCATGGAGTGGGTCACCAAGTTCTGTCCCAATGTCCCATATGTCATGAAGGCAGACAGCGACATCTTTCTGAATGTGGAATACCTGGTGTCGCAGCTGCTACAGCCTCACCTGCCCCCCAAGAAAAACTACATGACGGGGTACATCTACCGCAACACAAAGCCAATCCGGGACAAGGCCTACAAATGGTATGTGCCATGGGAGGTGTATCCCAATGACACCTACCCACCCTACTGCGGAGGCCCTGGGTATGTGCTTTCTGGGGATCTGGCCAAGAAGATCTACCAGGTGGCTCAGACCATCAAAGTAATCAACATGGAAGATTCTTTCATGGGGATCTGCCTTCATGAACTGGGCATTAGTGTGACAGACAGCCCCAGGGGTCTCTTCAATGTTTATAAAATCACCTATGAGAAGTGCCAATTCTCTAAGCTCATAGTTGTACATCACTATGGGCCTGAGGAATTGCTGCAGATTTGGCCAAGCTTTCAGGATCAGAATAAAACTTGTACTAGCTAA